Proteins found in one Hoplias malabaricus isolate fHopMal1 chromosome 17, fHopMal1.hap1, whole genome shotgun sequence genomic segment:
- the gria2b gene encoding glutamate receptor 2b isoform X2, which produces MQQIKSLALLSHTLLWAFAFGGSPSVQIGGLFPRGADQEYSAFRVGMVQFGTAEFRLTPHIDNLEVANSFAVTNCFCSQFSRGVYAIFGFYDKKSVNTITSFCGTLHVSFITPSFPLDGTQQFILQMRPDIKGPLLSLIEYYKWDKFAYLYDSDRGLTTLQVVLDTAAERKWQVTAINVGNMKDERKDEAYRSLFQDLENKKERRVILDCEQDKVKDIMEQIITTGRHVKGYHYIIANLGFVDGDLSKIQYGGANVSGFQIVDFEDPLVAKFDQRWEALEEKEYPGADSKIRYTSALTYDAVQVMTEAFRYLHKQRIDISRRANNGDCLANPAVPWAQGVEIERALKQVRVEGLTGNIQFDQYGRRVNYTVHVMELKNNGAVKIGYWNEVDKMAVTKSDLFPNDTMGLENKTVIVTTILEAPYVMLKKNADLFMDNERYEGYCVDLAAEIAKHCGFKYRLKIVGDGKYGARDAETKIWNGMVGELVYGKADIAVAPLTITLVREEVIDFSKPFMSLGISIMIKKPQKSKPGVFSFLDPLAYEIWMCIVFAYIGVSVVLFLVSRFSPYEWHTEEYEDGQIQTNESTNEFGIFNSLWFSLGAFMRQGCDISPRSLSGRIVGGVWWFFTLIIISSYTANLAAFLTVERMVSPIESAEDLAKQTEIAYGTLDSGSTKEFFRRSKIALFDKMWTYMRSAEPSVFVKTTAEGVLRVRKSKGKYAYLLESTMNEYIEQRKPCDTMKVGGNLDSKGYGIATPKGSSLRTPVNLAVLKLSEQGVLDKLKNKWWYDKGECGAKDSGSKEKTSALSLSNVAGVFYILVGGLGLAMLVALVEFCYKSRAEAKRMKVTFSDAMRSKARLSITGSTGENGRVMSPEFPKGVPTVPYVRPGVGMSVSLTDLS; this is translated from the exons TTTGTTCGCAGTTCTCCAGAGGAGTTTATGCCATTTTTGGATTCTACGATAAGAAGTCGGTGAATACGATAACATCCTTCTGTGGAACGCTGCATGTTTCCTTTATCACGCCCAGCTTTCCACTGGATGGCACCCAGCAGTTCATCCTCCAGATGAGACCTGACATTAAAGGGCCACTGCTCAGTCTTATTGAGTACTACAAGTGGGACAAATTTGCCTACCTGTATGACAGCGACCGAG GACTGACCACCCTGCAGGTTGTGCTGGATACAGCAGCAGAGAGAAAGTGGCAGGTGACAGCAATAAATGTGGGCAACATGAAGGACGAGAGGAAAGATGAAGCTTACCGGTCACTCTTCCAGGACCTGGAAAACAAGAAGGAGAGGAGGGTCATCTTGGACTGTGAGCAGGACAAGGTCAAAGACATAATGGAGCAG ATCATAACTACGGGGAGGCATGTGAAGGGCTATCACTACATCATCGCAAACCTG GGCTTTGTCGATGGAGATCTGTCCAAAATTCAGTATGGAGGAGCCAATGTCTCAGGGTTCCAGATAGTTGATTTTGAAGACCCTTTGGTTGCTAAATTTGACCAGCGCTGGGAGGCTCTGGAGGAAAAAGAATACCCCGGAGCTGATAGCAAGATACGG TACACTTCAGCATTGACCTATGATGCGGTGCAGGTGATGACTGAGGCTTTCCGGTACCTTCACAAACAGCGCATTGATATTTCCCGCAGAGCTAATAATGGTGATTGTCTGGCTAACCCAGCTGTGCCCTGGGCTCAGGGAGTGGAGATCGAACGGGCCCTGAAGCAG GTCCGTGTTGAGGGTCTGACCGGCAATATTCAGTTTGATCAGTATGGAAGAAGAGTCAATTACACTGTCCATGTCATGGAACTGAAAAACAATGGTGCAGTTAAG ATCGGATACTGGAACGAAGTCGATAAGATGGCTGTCACAAAGTCAGACCTCTTCCCCAATGATACGATGGGTTTGGAGAACAAGACTGTGATAGTGACCACTATTCTG GAAGCACCATATGTGATGCTGAAGAAGAACGCTGATCTGTTTATGGATAATGAGAGATATGAGGGCTACTGTGTTGATCTGGCCGCTGAAATCGCCAAGCACTGTGGCTTCAAATACCGTCTGAAAATAGTGGGGGATGGAAAATATGGTGCCAGGGATGCGGAGACTAAAATCTGGAATGGAATGGTGGGAGAGCTGGTTTATGGG AAAGCTGATATAGCTGTGGCTCCACTGACCATCACCTTGGTCAGAGAGGAAGTGATTGACTTCTCCAAGCCTTTTATGAGCCTGGGCATTTCCATCATGATCAAGAAACCACAGAAGTCCAAACCGGGTGTGTTTTCCTTCCTGGACCCTTTGGCCTATGAGATCTGGATGTGTATAGTGTTTGCCTATATCGGAGTGAGTGTTGTCCTTTTCCTGGTCAGCCGATTCAGCCCATATGAATGGCACACAGAGGAGTATGAGGATGGCCAGATCCAGACCAATGAGTCGACCAATGAATTTGGGATATTTAACAGTCTGTGGTTTTCCCTCGGAGCCTTCATGAGACAAGGATGTGATATTTCACCCAG GTCACTCTCTGGGCGCATAGTGGGTGGAGTTTGGTGGTTTTTCACCCTGATTATAATATCATCATATACGGCGAACCTGGCTGCGTTCCTGACCGTAGAGCGGATGGTGTCCCCCATTGAGAGCGCTGAGGATCTTGCCAAACAAACAGAGATCGCTTACGGGACGCTAGACTCTGGCTCGACTAAAGAGTTCTTCAGG cGTTCTAAAATCGCACTCTTTGATAAGATGTGGACGTACATGCGCAGTGCAGAGCCATCTGTGTTTGTGAAGACGACGGCAGAGGGGGTGCTGCGTGTGCGCAAGTCTAAAGGGAAGTACGCCTACCTCCTGGAGTCTACCATGAACGAGTACATCGAACAGCGCAAGCCCTGCGACACCATGAAGGTCGGAGGCAACCTGGACTCCAAGGGCTACGGCATTGCCACACCTAAAGGATCCTCATTAAG AACGCCAGTAAACCTTGCAGTATTGAAACTCAGTGAGCAAGGCGTCTTAGACAAGCTGAAAAACAAATGGTGGTACGATAAAGGTGAATGTGGAGCCAAGGACTCCGGAAGTAAG GAAAAGACGAGCGCGCTCAGTCTGAGCAACGTGGCCGGGGTCTTCTACATCCTGGTGGGCGGCCTGGGCCTGGCCATGCTGGTGGCTCTGGTCGAATTCTGTTACAAGTCGCGGGCCGAGGCCAAGCGCATGAAG gtgaCCTTTTCGGACGCCATGAGGAGCAAAGCGAGGTTGTCTATCACTGGGAGTACTGGAGAGAACGGCCGCGTGATGAGCCCAGAGTTTCCAAAAGGTGTGCCCACTGTCCCCTACGTCCGGCCTGGCGTGGGCATGAGCGTCAGCCTAACTGACCTGTCCTGA
- the gria2b gene encoding glutamate receptor 2b isoform X3 gives MQQIKSLALLSHTLLWAFAFGGSPSVQIGGLFPRGADQEYSAFRVGMVQFGTAEFRLTPHIDNLEVANSFAVTNCFCSQFSRGVYAIFGFYDKKSVNTITSFCGTLHVSFITPSFPLDGTQQFILQMRPDIKGPLLSLIEYYKWDKFAYLYDSDRGLTTLQVVLDTAAERKWQVTAINVGNMKDERKDEAYRSLFQDLENKKERRVILDCEQDKVKDIMEQIITTGRHVKGYHYIIANLGFVDGDLSKIQYGGANVSGFQIVDFEDPLVAKFDQRWEALEEKEYPGADSKIRYTSALTYDAVQVMTEAFRYLHKQRIDISRRANNGDCLANPAVPWAQGVEIERALKQVRVEGLTGNIQFDQYGRRVNYTVHVMELKNNGAVKIGYWNEVDKMAVTKSDLFPNDTMGLENKTVIVTTILEAPYVMLKKNADLFMDNERYEGYCVDLAAEIAKHCGFKYRLKIVGDGKYGARDAETKIWNGMVGELVYGKADIAVAPLTITLVREEVIDFSKPFMSLGISIMIKKPQKSKPGVFSFLDPLAYEIWMCIVFAYIGVSVVLFLVSRFSPYEWHTEEYEDGQIQTNESTNEFGIFNSLWFSLGAFMRQGCDISPRSLSGRIVGGVWWFFTLIIISSYTANLAAFLTVERMVSPIESAEDLAKQTEIAYGTLDSGSTKEFFRRSKIALFDKMWTYMRSAEPSVFVKTTAEGVLRVRKSKGKYAYLLESTMNEYIEQRKPCDTMKVGGNLDSKGYGIATPKGSSLRNAVNLAVLKLNEQGLLDKLKNKWWYDKGECGSGGGDSKEKTSALSLSNVAGVFYILVGGLGLAMLVALVEFCYKSRAEAKRMKVAKNAQNINPTSSQNSQNFATYKEGYNVYGIESVKI, from the exons TTTGTTCGCAGTTCTCCAGAGGAGTTTATGCCATTTTTGGATTCTACGATAAGAAGTCGGTGAATACGATAACATCCTTCTGTGGAACGCTGCATGTTTCCTTTATCACGCCCAGCTTTCCACTGGATGGCACCCAGCAGTTCATCCTCCAGATGAGACCTGACATTAAAGGGCCACTGCTCAGTCTTATTGAGTACTACAAGTGGGACAAATTTGCCTACCTGTATGACAGCGACCGAG GACTGACCACCCTGCAGGTTGTGCTGGATACAGCAGCAGAGAGAAAGTGGCAGGTGACAGCAATAAATGTGGGCAACATGAAGGACGAGAGGAAAGATGAAGCTTACCGGTCACTCTTCCAGGACCTGGAAAACAAGAAGGAGAGGAGGGTCATCTTGGACTGTGAGCAGGACAAGGTCAAAGACATAATGGAGCAG ATCATAACTACGGGGAGGCATGTGAAGGGCTATCACTACATCATCGCAAACCTG GGCTTTGTCGATGGAGATCTGTCCAAAATTCAGTATGGAGGAGCCAATGTCTCAGGGTTCCAGATAGTTGATTTTGAAGACCCTTTGGTTGCTAAATTTGACCAGCGCTGGGAGGCTCTGGAGGAAAAAGAATACCCCGGAGCTGATAGCAAGATACGG TACACTTCAGCATTGACCTATGATGCGGTGCAGGTGATGACTGAGGCTTTCCGGTACCTTCACAAACAGCGCATTGATATTTCCCGCAGAGCTAATAATGGTGATTGTCTGGCTAACCCAGCTGTGCCCTGGGCTCAGGGAGTGGAGATCGAACGGGCCCTGAAGCAG GTCCGTGTTGAGGGTCTGACCGGCAATATTCAGTTTGATCAGTATGGAAGAAGAGTCAATTACACTGTCCATGTCATGGAACTGAAAAACAATGGTGCAGTTAAG ATCGGATACTGGAACGAAGTCGATAAGATGGCTGTCACAAAGTCAGACCTCTTCCCCAATGATACGATGGGTTTGGAGAACAAGACTGTGATAGTGACCACTATTCTG GAAGCACCATATGTGATGCTGAAGAAGAACGCTGATCTGTTTATGGATAATGAGAGATATGAGGGCTACTGTGTTGATCTGGCCGCTGAAATCGCCAAGCACTGTGGCTTCAAATACCGTCTGAAAATAGTGGGGGATGGAAAATATGGTGCCAGGGATGCGGAGACTAAAATCTGGAATGGAATGGTGGGAGAGCTGGTTTATGGG AAAGCTGATATAGCTGTGGCTCCACTGACCATCACCTTGGTCAGAGAGGAAGTGATTGACTTCTCCAAGCCTTTTATGAGCCTGGGCATTTCCATCATGATCAAGAAACCACAGAAGTCCAAACCGGGTGTGTTTTCCTTCCTGGACCCTTTGGCCTATGAGATCTGGATGTGTATAGTGTTTGCCTATATCGGAGTGAGTGTTGTCCTTTTCCTGGTCAGCCGATTCAGCCCATATGAATGGCACACAGAGGAGTATGAGGATGGCCAGATCCAGACCAATGAGTCGACCAATGAATTTGGGATATTTAACAGTCTGTGGTTTTCCCTCGGAGCCTTCATGAGACAAGGATGTGATATTTCACCCAG GTCACTCTCTGGGCGCATAGTGGGTGGAGTTTGGTGGTTTTTCACCCTGATTATAATATCATCATATACGGCGAACCTGGCTGCGTTCCTGACCGTAGAGCGGATGGTGTCCCCCATTGAGAGCGCTGAGGATCTTGCCAAACAAACAGAGATCGCTTACGGGACGCTAGACTCTGGCTCGACTAAAGAGTTCTTCAGG cGTTCTAAAATCGCACTCTTTGATAAGATGTGGACGTACATGCGCAGTGCAGAGCCATCTGTGTTTGTGAAGACGACGGCAGAGGGGGTGCTGCGTGTGCGCAAGTCTAAAGGGAAGTACGCCTACCTCCTGGAGTCTACCATGAACGAGTACATCGAACAGCGCAAGCCCTGCGACACCATGAAGGTCGGAGGCAACCTGGACTCCAAGGGCTACGGCATTGCCACACCTAAAGGATCCTCATTAAG AAATGCGGTTAACCTCGCAGTACTAAAACTGAATGAGCAAGGCCTGTTGGACAAATTGAAAAACAAATGGTGGTACGACAAAGGCGAGTGCGGCAGCGGGGGAGGTGATTCCAAG GAAAAGACGAGCGCGCTCAGTCTGAGCAACGTGGCCGGGGTCTTCTACATCCTGGTGGGCGGCCTGGGCCTGGCCATGCTGGTGGCTCTGGTCGAATTCTGTTACAAGTCGCGGGCCGAGGCCAAGCGCATGAAGGTGGCAAAGAATGCACAGAACATTAATCCCACTTCCTCGCAGAATTCACAGAATTTTGCCACTTATAAGGAAGGGTACAACGTATATGGGATCGAAAGTGTAAAAATTTAA
- the gria2b gene encoding glutamate receptor 2b isoform X4: MQQIKSLALLSHTLLWAFAFGGSPSVQIGGLFPRGADQEYSAFRVGMVQFGTAEFRLTPHIDNLEVANSFAVTNCFCSQFSRGVYAIFGFYDKKSVNTITSFCGTLHVSFITPSFPLDGTQQFILQMRPDIKGPLLSLIEYYKWDKFAYLYDSDRGLTTLQVVLDTAAERKWQVTAINVGNMKDERKDEAYRSLFQDLENKKERRVILDCEQDKVKDIMEQIITTGRHVKGYHYIIANLGFVDGDLSKIQYGGANVSGFQIVDFEDPLVAKFDQRWEALEEKEYPGADSKIRYTSALTYDAVQVMTEAFRYLHKQRIDISRRANNGDCLANPAVPWAQGVEIERALKQVRVEGLTGNIQFDQYGRRVNYTVHVMELKNNGAVKIGYWNEVDKMAVTKSDLFPNDTMGLENKTVIVTTILEAPYVMLKKNADLFMDNERYEGYCVDLAAEIAKHCGFKYRLKIVGDGKYGARDAETKIWNGMVGELVYGKADIAVAPLTITLVREEVIDFSKPFMSLGISIMIKKPQKSKPGVFSFLDPLAYEIWMCIVFAYIGVSVVLFLVSRFSPYEWHTEEYEDGQIQTNESTNEFGIFNSLWFSLGAFMRQGCDISPRSLSGRIVGGVWWFFTLIIISSYTANLAAFLTVERMVSPIESAEDLAKQTEIAYGTLDSGSTKEFFRRSKIALFDKMWTYMRSAEPSVFVKTTAEGVLRVRKSKGKYAYLLESTMNEYIEQRKPCDTMKVGGNLDSKGYGIATPKGSSLRTPVNLAVLKLSEQGVLDKLKNKWWYDKGECGAKDSGSKEKTSALSLSNVAGVFYILVGGLGLAMLVALVEFCYKSRAEAKRMKVAKNAQNINPTSSQNSQNFATYKEGYNVYGIESVKI; this comes from the exons TTTGTTCGCAGTTCTCCAGAGGAGTTTATGCCATTTTTGGATTCTACGATAAGAAGTCGGTGAATACGATAACATCCTTCTGTGGAACGCTGCATGTTTCCTTTATCACGCCCAGCTTTCCACTGGATGGCACCCAGCAGTTCATCCTCCAGATGAGACCTGACATTAAAGGGCCACTGCTCAGTCTTATTGAGTACTACAAGTGGGACAAATTTGCCTACCTGTATGACAGCGACCGAG GACTGACCACCCTGCAGGTTGTGCTGGATACAGCAGCAGAGAGAAAGTGGCAGGTGACAGCAATAAATGTGGGCAACATGAAGGACGAGAGGAAAGATGAAGCTTACCGGTCACTCTTCCAGGACCTGGAAAACAAGAAGGAGAGGAGGGTCATCTTGGACTGTGAGCAGGACAAGGTCAAAGACATAATGGAGCAG ATCATAACTACGGGGAGGCATGTGAAGGGCTATCACTACATCATCGCAAACCTG GGCTTTGTCGATGGAGATCTGTCCAAAATTCAGTATGGAGGAGCCAATGTCTCAGGGTTCCAGATAGTTGATTTTGAAGACCCTTTGGTTGCTAAATTTGACCAGCGCTGGGAGGCTCTGGAGGAAAAAGAATACCCCGGAGCTGATAGCAAGATACGG TACACTTCAGCATTGACCTATGATGCGGTGCAGGTGATGACTGAGGCTTTCCGGTACCTTCACAAACAGCGCATTGATATTTCCCGCAGAGCTAATAATGGTGATTGTCTGGCTAACCCAGCTGTGCCCTGGGCTCAGGGAGTGGAGATCGAACGGGCCCTGAAGCAG GTCCGTGTTGAGGGTCTGACCGGCAATATTCAGTTTGATCAGTATGGAAGAAGAGTCAATTACACTGTCCATGTCATGGAACTGAAAAACAATGGTGCAGTTAAG ATCGGATACTGGAACGAAGTCGATAAGATGGCTGTCACAAAGTCAGACCTCTTCCCCAATGATACGATGGGTTTGGAGAACAAGACTGTGATAGTGACCACTATTCTG GAAGCACCATATGTGATGCTGAAGAAGAACGCTGATCTGTTTATGGATAATGAGAGATATGAGGGCTACTGTGTTGATCTGGCCGCTGAAATCGCCAAGCACTGTGGCTTCAAATACCGTCTGAAAATAGTGGGGGATGGAAAATATGGTGCCAGGGATGCGGAGACTAAAATCTGGAATGGAATGGTGGGAGAGCTGGTTTATGGG AAAGCTGATATAGCTGTGGCTCCACTGACCATCACCTTGGTCAGAGAGGAAGTGATTGACTTCTCCAAGCCTTTTATGAGCCTGGGCATTTCCATCATGATCAAGAAACCACAGAAGTCCAAACCGGGTGTGTTTTCCTTCCTGGACCCTTTGGCCTATGAGATCTGGATGTGTATAGTGTTTGCCTATATCGGAGTGAGTGTTGTCCTTTTCCTGGTCAGCCGATTCAGCCCATATGAATGGCACACAGAGGAGTATGAGGATGGCCAGATCCAGACCAATGAGTCGACCAATGAATTTGGGATATTTAACAGTCTGTGGTTTTCCCTCGGAGCCTTCATGAGACAAGGATGTGATATTTCACCCAG GTCACTCTCTGGGCGCATAGTGGGTGGAGTTTGGTGGTTTTTCACCCTGATTATAATATCATCATATACGGCGAACCTGGCTGCGTTCCTGACCGTAGAGCGGATGGTGTCCCCCATTGAGAGCGCTGAGGATCTTGCCAAACAAACAGAGATCGCTTACGGGACGCTAGACTCTGGCTCGACTAAAGAGTTCTTCAGG cGTTCTAAAATCGCACTCTTTGATAAGATGTGGACGTACATGCGCAGTGCAGAGCCATCTGTGTTTGTGAAGACGACGGCAGAGGGGGTGCTGCGTGTGCGCAAGTCTAAAGGGAAGTACGCCTACCTCCTGGAGTCTACCATGAACGAGTACATCGAACAGCGCAAGCCCTGCGACACCATGAAGGTCGGAGGCAACCTGGACTCCAAGGGCTACGGCATTGCCACACCTAAAGGATCCTCATTAAG AACGCCAGTAAACCTTGCAGTATTGAAACTCAGTGAGCAAGGCGTCTTAGACAAGCTGAAAAACAAATGGTGGTACGATAAAGGTGAATGTGGAGCCAAGGACTCCGGAAGTAAG GAAAAGACGAGCGCGCTCAGTCTGAGCAACGTGGCCGGGGTCTTCTACATCCTGGTGGGCGGCCTGGGCCTGGCCATGCTGGTGGCTCTGGTCGAATTCTGTTACAAGTCGCGGGCCGAGGCCAAGCGCATGAAGGTGGCAAAGAATGCACAGAACATTAATCCCACTTCCTCGCAGAATTCACAGAATTTTGCCACTTATAAGGAAGGGTACAACGTATATGGGATCGAAAGTGTAAAAATTTAA
- the gria2b gene encoding glutamate receptor 2b isoform X1, which yields MQQIKSLALLSHTLLWAFAFGGSPSVQIGGLFPRGADQEYSAFRVGMVQFGTAEFRLTPHIDNLEVANSFAVTNCFCSQFSRGVYAIFGFYDKKSVNTITSFCGTLHVSFITPSFPLDGTQQFILQMRPDIKGPLLSLIEYYKWDKFAYLYDSDRGLTTLQVVLDTAAERKWQVTAINVGNMKDERKDEAYRSLFQDLENKKERRVILDCEQDKVKDIMEQIITTGRHVKGYHYIIANLGFVDGDLSKIQYGGANVSGFQIVDFEDPLVAKFDQRWEALEEKEYPGADSKIRYTSALTYDAVQVMTEAFRYLHKQRIDISRRANNGDCLANPAVPWAQGVEIERALKQVRVEGLTGNIQFDQYGRRVNYTVHVMELKNNGAVKIGYWNEVDKMAVTKSDLFPNDTMGLENKTVIVTTILEAPYVMLKKNADLFMDNERYEGYCVDLAAEIAKHCGFKYRLKIVGDGKYGARDAETKIWNGMVGELVYGKADIAVAPLTITLVREEVIDFSKPFMSLGISIMIKKPQKSKPGVFSFLDPLAYEIWMCIVFAYIGVSVVLFLVSRFSPYEWHTEEYEDGQIQTNESTNEFGIFNSLWFSLGAFMRQGCDISPRSLSGRIVGGVWWFFTLIIISSYTANLAAFLTVERMVSPIESAEDLAKQTEIAYGTLDSGSTKEFFRRSKIALFDKMWTYMRSAEPSVFVKTTAEGVLRVRKSKGKYAYLLESTMNEYIEQRKPCDTMKVGGNLDSKGYGIATPKGSSLRNAVNLAVLKLNEQGLLDKLKNKWWYDKGECGSGGGDSKEKTSALSLSNVAGVFYILVGGLGLAMLVALVEFCYKSRAEAKRMKVTFSDAMRSKARLSITGSTGENGRVMSPEFPKGVPTVPYVRPGVGMSVSLTDLS from the exons TTTGTTCGCAGTTCTCCAGAGGAGTTTATGCCATTTTTGGATTCTACGATAAGAAGTCGGTGAATACGATAACATCCTTCTGTGGAACGCTGCATGTTTCCTTTATCACGCCCAGCTTTCCACTGGATGGCACCCAGCAGTTCATCCTCCAGATGAGACCTGACATTAAAGGGCCACTGCTCAGTCTTATTGAGTACTACAAGTGGGACAAATTTGCCTACCTGTATGACAGCGACCGAG GACTGACCACCCTGCAGGTTGTGCTGGATACAGCAGCAGAGAGAAAGTGGCAGGTGACAGCAATAAATGTGGGCAACATGAAGGACGAGAGGAAAGATGAAGCTTACCGGTCACTCTTCCAGGACCTGGAAAACAAGAAGGAGAGGAGGGTCATCTTGGACTGTGAGCAGGACAAGGTCAAAGACATAATGGAGCAG ATCATAACTACGGGGAGGCATGTGAAGGGCTATCACTACATCATCGCAAACCTG GGCTTTGTCGATGGAGATCTGTCCAAAATTCAGTATGGAGGAGCCAATGTCTCAGGGTTCCAGATAGTTGATTTTGAAGACCCTTTGGTTGCTAAATTTGACCAGCGCTGGGAGGCTCTGGAGGAAAAAGAATACCCCGGAGCTGATAGCAAGATACGG TACACTTCAGCATTGACCTATGATGCGGTGCAGGTGATGACTGAGGCTTTCCGGTACCTTCACAAACAGCGCATTGATATTTCCCGCAGAGCTAATAATGGTGATTGTCTGGCTAACCCAGCTGTGCCCTGGGCTCAGGGAGTGGAGATCGAACGGGCCCTGAAGCAG GTCCGTGTTGAGGGTCTGACCGGCAATATTCAGTTTGATCAGTATGGAAGAAGAGTCAATTACACTGTCCATGTCATGGAACTGAAAAACAATGGTGCAGTTAAG ATCGGATACTGGAACGAAGTCGATAAGATGGCTGTCACAAAGTCAGACCTCTTCCCCAATGATACGATGGGTTTGGAGAACAAGACTGTGATAGTGACCACTATTCTG GAAGCACCATATGTGATGCTGAAGAAGAACGCTGATCTGTTTATGGATAATGAGAGATATGAGGGCTACTGTGTTGATCTGGCCGCTGAAATCGCCAAGCACTGTGGCTTCAAATACCGTCTGAAAATAGTGGGGGATGGAAAATATGGTGCCAGGGATGCGGAGACTAAAATCTGGAATGGAATGGTGGGAGAGCTGGTTTATGGG AAAGCTGATATAGCTGTGGCTCCACTGACCATCACCTTGGTCAGAGAGGAAGTGATTGACTTCTCCAAGCCTTTTATGAGCCTGGGCATTTCCATCATGATCAAGAAACCACAGAAGTCCAAACCGGGTGTGTTTTCCTTCCTGGACCCTTTGGCCTATGAGATCTGGATGTGTATAGTGTTTGCCTATATCGGAGTGAGTGTTGTCCTTTTCCTGGTCAGCCGATTCAGCCCATATGAATGGCACACAGAGGAGTATGAGGATGGCCAGATCCAGACCAATGAGTCGACCAATGAATTTGGGATATTTAACAGTCTGTGGTTTTCCCTCGGAGCCTTCATGAGACAAGGATGTGATATTTCACCCAG GTCACTCTCTGGGCGCATAGTGGGTGGAGTTTGGTGGTTTTTCACCCTGATTATAATATCATCATATACGGCGAACCTGGCTGCGTTCCTGACCGTAGAGCGGATGGTGTCCCCCATTGAGAGCGCTGAGGATCTTGCCAAACAAACAGAGATCGCTTACGGGACGCTAGACTCTGGCTCGACTAAAGAGTTCTTCAGG cGTTCTAAAATCGCACTCTTTGATAAGATGTGGACGTACATGCGCAGTGCAGAGCCATCTGTGTTTGTGAAGACGACGGCAGAGGGGGTGCTGCGTGTGCGCAAGTCTAAAGGGAAGTACGCCTACCTCCTGGAGTCTACCATGAACGAGTACATCGAACAGCGCAAGCCCTGCGACACCATGAAGGTCGGAGGCAACCTGGACTCCAAGGGCTACGGCATTGCCACACCTAAAGGATCCTCATTAAG AAATGCGGTTAACCTCGCAGTACTAAAACTGAATGAGCAAGGCCTGTTGGACAAATTGAAAAACAAATGGTGGTACGACAAAGGCGAGTGCGGCAGCGGGGGAGGTGATTCCAAG GAAAAGACGAGCGCGCTCAGTCTGAGCAACGTGGCCGGGGTCTTCTACATCCTGGTGGGCGGCCTGGGCCTGGCCATGCTGGTGGCTCTGGTCGAATTCTGTTACAAGTCGCGGGCCGAGGCCAAGCGCATGAAG gtgaCCTTTTCGGACGCCATGAGGAGCAAAGCGAGGTTGTCTATCACTGGGAGTACTGGAGAGAACGGCCGCGTGATGAGCCCAGAGTTTCCAAAAGGTGTGCCCACTGTCCCCTACGTCCGGCCTGGCGTGGGCATGAGCGTCAGCCTAACTGACCTGTCCTGA